One genomic window of Desulfuromonas sp. includes the following:
- a CDS encoding response regulator: MSKQILAVDDSKSILQMVSFTLQGAGYQVEVAADGQAALEMATRKNYSLVITDLNMPRLNGLELIKSLRGKPQYRFTPLLMLTTEASPAFKTQGKAAGATGWLVKPFDPQQLLGVVKKVIG; the protein is encoded by the coding sequence ATGAGCAAGCAGATTCTGGCCGTAGACGATTCCAAGTCCATCCTGCAGATGGTGTCATTCACCCTGCAGGGAGCAGGATACCAAGTCGAGGTCGCCGCCGACGGCCAAGCCGCCCTCGAGATGGCCACCCGCAAGAACTACTCCCTGGTCATCACCGACCTCAACATGCCCCGGCTCAACGGCCTGGAGCTGATCAAGTCCCTGCGCGGCAAGCCCCAATACCGCTTCACCCCCCTGCTGATGCTGACCACCGAGGCAAGCCCCGCCTTCAAGACCCAGGGCAAGGCGGCCGGCGCCACCGGCTGGCTGGTCAAACCCTTCGACCCCCAGCAGCTCCTCGGGGTCGTGAAGAAGGTCATCGGCTGA
- a CDS encoding STAS domain-containing protein — protein sequence MSNTSLEPAPDAQGNHVLTLEGEVTVEILRELKETLAERLDSARTLELDCGKVTGIDVYAIQLLCSAHRSAMAAGKGLGFAGDPSEKFREMVRVCGFERKRGCSLCQEGERCLWMA from the coding sequence ATGTCCAACACGAGTCTGGAGCCAGCCCCCGATGCCCAGGGGAACCACGTCCTGACCCTCGAGGGCGAGGTCACCGTCGAGATCCTTCGCGAGCTGAAAGAGACTCTCGCCGAGAGGCTCGATTCGGCCCGAACCCTCGAGCTCGATTGCGGGAAGGTCACCGGCATCGACGTCTATGCCATCCAGCTGCTCTGCTCCGCCCACCGCTCGGCCATGGCCGCCGGAAAGGGCCTGGGCTTTGCCGGCGACCCGTCCGAGAAATTCCGGGAGATGGTCCGCGTCTGCGGCTTCGAGCGCAAACGGGGCTGCTCCCTGTGCCAGGAAGGGGAGCGCTGTCTCTGGATGGCATGA
- a CDS encoding methyl-accepting chemotaxis protein, protein MRIGIQLKVSLFLALVLALVFGLNTVVTVWQTTGLLAESAASSKASLKESAFDQARSVFTSLQIGTRGSLQQGDMELFDRLLTDLGAIAQVREIGLADPGGVINYANRPQALATSLDEAFLQKTLSERESLHHEELGDDLLLARPQRLESACLECHEERREGEVAGILYIRFSLEKLRGAEAAMEAALGAARKKSAALGAAAGAAALIVAALGIYLLLGVLVRRPLERLREMMVDLEAGRLVKRLGMSQGDEIGQTAHAMDTLADSLQNEVIDSLQKLAKGDLTFSVTPRCDEDAVRGALKKLGDDLNGLMGQTQTAGDQIAIGSAQIAASGQSLSQGATQSAAAVEQITASMTELASQTQTNADNANQAHSLSAEARSAAEMGGQKMQEMSAAMEEINQSGQDISRIIQAIDEIAFQTNLLALNAAIEAARAGQHGRGFAVVAEEVRNLAGRSAKAARETSELIESSVDKTQKGAMVAARTAEALDSMVDKVTRVTDLMTEIAAASSEQALGIGQVNQGLGQIDQVTQQNTGSAEESAAAAEELSAQAAQLRENLARFKLRPDGSEAMPAPDRTVSFAPPAESDDSGGWGSPAPGAPEDEPFGNA, encoded by the coding sequence ATGCGCATCGGTATCCAACTCAAAGTGTCCCTCTTTCTGGCCCTGGTCCTGGCCCTGGTTTTCGGCCTGAACACGGTGGTCACGGTCTGGCAGACCACCGGTCTGCTCGCCGAGTCGGCCGCCTCATCCAAGGCCTCCCTCAAGGAATCGGCCTTCGACCAGGCCCGCAGCGTCTTTACCAGCCTGCAGATCGGGACCAGGGGATCCCTGCAACAGGGGGACATGGAGTTGTTCGACCGGCTGCTGACCGATCTCGGCGCCATCGCCCAGGTCCGGGAAATCGGCCTGGCCGATCCCGGGGGGGTCATCAACTACGCCAACCGGCCCCAGGCCCTTGCGACCTCCCTCGACGAGGCCTTTCTGCAAAAAACCCTGTCTGAACGGGAGAGCCTCCATCACGAGGAACTTGGCGATGACCTCCTGCTGGCCCGGCCCCAGCGCCTGGAGAGCGCCTGTCTCGAATGCCACGAGGAACGCCGGGAGGGTGAAGTGGCCGGAATCCTCTACATCCGCTTCAGCCTCGAGAAGCTGCGCGGGGCCGAGGCGGCCATGGAGGCGGCCCTCGGAGCGGCGCGAAAAAAGAGCGCCGCCCTCGGAGCGGCGGCCGGAGCCGCGGCCCTGATCGTGGCGGCCCTCGGCATCTACCTGCTGCTCGGGGTCCTGGTGCGCCGCCCCCTCGAACGCCTTCGGGAGATGATGGTCGATCTTGAAGCAGGCCGCCTGGTCAAGCGCCTGGGCATGTCCCAGGGCGACGAGATCGGCCAGACCGCCCACGCCATGGACACCCTCGCCGACAGCCTCCAGAACGAGGTCATCGACTCCCTGCAGAAGCTGGCCAAGGGGGACCTGACCTTCTCCGTCACCCCCCGCTGCGACGAGGACGCCGTGCGCGGGGCCCTGAAGAAACTCGGCGACGATCTCAACGGGCTGATGGGACAGACCCAGACGGCCGGCGACCAGATCGCCATCGGCTCCGCCCAGATCGCCGCCTCCGGCCAGAGCCTGTCCCAGGGGGCCACCCAGTCGGCGGCCGCGGTGGAGCAGATCACCGCCTCGATGACCGAACTCGCCTCCCAGACCCAGACCAATGCCGACAACGCCAACCAGGCCCATTCCCTGTCCGCCGAGGCCCGCAGCGCCGCGGAGATGGGGGGCCAGAAGATGCAGGAAATGAGCGCCGCCATGGAAGAGATCAACCAATCGGGACAGGACATTTCCCGGATAATCCAGGCCATCGACGAGATCGCCTTCCAGACCAACCTGCTGGCCCTCAACGCCGCCATCGAGGCCGCCCGCGCCGGCCAGCACGGCAGGGGCTTCGCTGTCGTGGCCGAGGAGGTGCGCAACCTCGCCGGGCGCAGCGCCAAGGCCGCCCGGGAAACCTCGGAGCTCATCGAAAGCTCGGTGGACAAGACGCAGAAGGGGGCGATGGTCGCCGCCCGGACCGCCGAGGCCCTGGACAGCATGGTGGACAAGGTGACCCGGGTCACCGACCTGATGACCGAAATCGCCGCGGCCTCCAGCGAGCAGGCCCTCGGCATCGGCCAGGTCAACCAGGGACTGGGACAGATCGACCAGGTGACCCAGCAGAACACCGGCAGCGCCGAAGAGAGCGCCGCGGCGGCCGAAGAGCTCTCCGCCCAGGCCGCGCAGCTGCGCGAGAACCTGGCCCGCTTCAAGCTGCGCCCGGACGGCTCCGAAGCGATGCCGGCCCCGGACAGGACCGTCTCCTTCGCCCCCCCCGCCGAGTCGGACGATTCCGGCGGATGGGGCTCCCCGGCACCCGGCGCCCCCGAAGACGAGCCGTTCGGCAACGCCTGA
- a CDS encoding chemotaxis protein CheW, protein MTSSSNANVLDQGLLGEEEEDTLSGKFLTFRLGREDFGLEIRYVTEIVGLQKITELPDMPGYVKGVINLRGAVIPVIDVRVRFRLEPREYDERTCIVVAQLQNRAMGLVVDQVNEVTEIPAGQIEPPPRAGSASGGGFIQGLGKIGEDVKILLDTEKLLSDQELDLVSSLAAD, encoded by the coding sequence ATGACATCGAGCAGCAACGCCAACGTGCTGGACCAGGGCCTCCTGGGCGAAGAGGAGGAAGACACCCTGAGCGGGAAATTCCTCACCTTCCGCCTCGGCCGGGAGGACTTCGGCCTCGAAATCCGCTATGTCACCGAGATCGTCGGCCTGCAGAAGATCACCGAACTGCCGGACATGCCCGGCTACGTCAAGGGGGTGATCAACCTGCGCGGTGCGGTGATCCCCGTCATTGACGTACGGGTGCGCTTCCGTCTCGAGCCCCGGGAATACGACGAGCGGACCTGTATCGTCGTAGCCCAGCTGCAAAACCGGGCCATGGGCCTGGTCGTTGACCAGGTCAACGAGGTCACGGAAATTCCAGCCGGCCAGATAGAACCGCCGCCGCGGGCGGGTAGCGCCAGCGGTGGCGGCTTCATTCAGGGTCTCGGCAAGATCGGGGAGGATGTCAAGATTCTGCTCGATACGGAAAAACTCCTCTCAGATCAGGAACTCGACCTGGTCAGTTCGCTGGCGGCCGATTAA
- a CDS encoding methyl-accepting chemotaxis protein, protein MPKRKTTKTKDQGPLPGILLSLLGLAALLATGCGTLPVLILAGVCGGWMLLAWSARKSNRAMDHRQWREIASGLDELTGETEELFASLARECTAQIDSLSEENRQVRELLNGAIENLVGSFTGLEENSRSQQELVHQLTRCSGSPQSGAGKQELSFEAFLQEIDGVLKVLVDATASNSGAAKTLAEQMKHAKADFDQVTNMLGEIKKIADQTNLLAINAAVEAARAGQHGKGFAVVAGEVRQLSVRSNTFSMQIETSVENIAGSLQAAEDAVHDMAREGMDLARQSQGKVEQILEKNQAFNHRIESSARDISGIAEQVKEGVAAAVTSLQFHDLLSQILTHMDKRAELMRSMLTGLAGVTLVGAGADSRDPGHDCSLRLTGIKSGLAEAAALVERVKHNPVSQKSMDTGTVELF, encoded by the coding sequence GTGCCAAAACGAAAGACAACCAAAACCAAAGACCAGGGTCCGCTGCCGGGGATCCTGCTGTCGCTCCTCGGCCTGGCGGCGCTGCTCGCGACGGGATGCGGAACCCTGCCGGTGCTGATCCTGGCGGGGGTCTGCGGGGGATGGATGCTCCTGGCCTGGAGCGCCCGCAAATCGAACCGCGCCATGGACCACCGCCAGTGGCGGGAGATCGCCTCGGGGCTCGACGAGCTGACCGGGGAGACCGAGGAGCTCTTTGCCAGCCTCGCCCGGGAATGCACGGCCCAGATCGACAGCCTGAGCGAGGAAAACCGCCAGGTCCGCGAGCTGCTCAACGGGGCCATCGAAAACCTGGTGGGGAGTTTCACCGGACTGGAGGAAAACTCCCGCAGCCAGCAGGAGCTGGTCCACCAGCTCACCCGTTGCAGCGGCAGCCCGCAAAGCGGCGCCGGAAAACAGGAACTGAGCTTCGAGGCCTTTCTCCAGGAAATCGACGGGGTGCTGAAGGTCCTGGTCGACGCCACGGCCAGCAACAGCGGGGCCGCCAAAACACTCGCCGAGCAAATGAAACACGCCAAAGCCGACTTCGACCAGGTCACCAACATGCTCGGAGAGATCAAGAAAATCGCCGACCAGACCAACCTGCTGGCCATCAACGCCGCGGTGGAGGCGGCCCGTGCCGGCCAGCACGGCAAGGGCTTCGCGGTTGTTGCCGGAGAGGTGCGCCAGCTCTCGGTACGGTCCAACACCTTCAGCATGCAGATCGAGACCTCGGTGGAAAACATCGCCGGTTCCCTGCAGGCCGCCGAGGACGCGGTCCACGACATGGCCCGGGAGGGCATGGACCTGGCCCGGCAGTCCCAGGGGAAGGTCGAGCAGATCCTGGAGAAAAACCAGGCATTCAACCACCGGATCGAAAGCTCGGCTCGGGACATCTCGGGCATCGCCGAGCAGGTCAAGGAAGGAGTCGCCGCCGCCGTCACCTCCCTGCAGTTCCACGACCTGCTCTCCCAGATCCTGACCCACATGGACAAACGGGCCGAGCTGATGCGCTCGATGCTGACCGGCCTGGCCGGCGTCACCCTCGTGGGGGCCGGCGCAGACTCCCGCGATCCGGGCCATGACTGCAGCCTTCGGCTGACCGGCATCAAGTCGGGCCTGGCGGAGGCGGCCGCCCTGGTCGAGCGGGTCAAGCACAACCCCGTTTCGCAAAAAAGCATGGACACCGGCACGGTCGAGCTGTTCTAG